A region of Streptomyces sp. NBC_01750 DNA encodes the following proteins:
- a CDS encoding L,D-transpeptidase yields the protein MEKRVMTDSKRRKGLIAASAVLGGVLVMSGCSGDGDKGGSADSSKKSQAQVDEAAAKDASKARIAISPKNGATNAGINNDAKVTVSEGTLTQVTMATADGASVKGTLAPDGKSWKPDGQLERSTTYKISASAKDAKGLEAHENSSFTTVSPANSFIGNFTPEDGSTVGVGMPVSINFNKAITDKKAVQAGVTVTSSSGQEVVGHWFNGQRLDFRPDQYWQEGSTVTLKLNLDGVQGAQGVFGVQQKTVTFKIGRNQVSTVDASAKTMTVTQDGKTIKTIPISAGGPDNPTYNGQMVISEKFKETRMDGSTVGFKKKDGKGEYDIKDVPHAMRLSTSGTFIHGNYWGADSIFGSANTSHGCVGLNDVKGAGDPNQPAAWLFDNSIVGDVVIVKNSKDKTVQPDNGLNGWNLSWSEWKAGSAA from the coding sequence ATGGAGAAGCGTGTGATGACGGACAGCAAGCGGCGCAAAGGCCTCATAGCCGCGTCCGCAGTGCTCGGCGGCGTGCTGGTGATGTCGGGCTGCAGCGGCGACGGTGACAAGGGCGGTAGTGCCGACAGCTCGAAGAAGTCGCAGGCCCAGGTCGACGAGGCGGCAGCGAAGGACGCGTCGAAGGCCCGCATAGCCATCTCGCCGAAGAACGGCGCGACCAACGCGGGCATCAACAACGACGCCAAGGTAACCGTCAGCGAGGGCACGCTCACTCAGGTCACCATGGCCACGGCCGACGGTGCGAGCGTCAAGGGCACCCTCGCCCCCGACGGCAAGAGCTGGAAGCCGGACGGGCAGCTCGAGCGTTCCACCACGTACAAGATCTCCGCCTCGGCGAAGGACGCCAAGGGCCTGGAGGCCCACGAGAACTCCTCCTTCACCACTGTCTCGCCCGCCAACAGCTTCATCGGCAACTTCACGCCCGAGGACGGTTCCACCGTCGGCGTCGGTATGCCGGTCTCGATCAACTTCAACAAGGCGATCACGGACAAGAAGGCCGTCCAGGCCGGGGTCACCGTGACGTCGAGCAGCGGCCAGGAGGTCGTCGGTCACTGGTTCAACGGGCAGCGGTTGGACTTCCGCCCCGACCAGTACTGGCAGGAGGGCTCGACGGTCACCCTGAAGCTGAACCTCGACGGGGTCCAGGGCGCCCAGGGAGTCTTCGGCGTCCAGCAGAAGACGGTCACCTTCAAGATCGGCCGTAACCAGGTCTCGACCGTCGACGCGTCGGCCAAGACGATGACGGTCACCCAGGACGGCAAGACGATCAAGACCATCCCGATCTCCGCCGGCGGCCCGGACAACCCCACCTACAACGGCCAGATGGTGATCTCCGAGAAGTTCAAGGAGACCCGGATGGACGGCTCGACGGTCGGCTTCAAGAAGAAGGACGGCAAGGGCGAGTACGACATCAAGGACGTCCCGCACGCGATGCGGCTGTCCACGTCGGGCACATTCATCCACGGCAACTACTGGGGTGCCGACTCGATCTTCGGCAGCGCCAACACCAGCCACGGCTGTGTCGGTCTGAACGATGTGAAGGGCGCGGGCGACCCGAACCAGCCCGCCGCCTGGCTGTTCGACAACTCGATCGTCGGCGACGTCGTCATCGTGAAGAACTCCAAGGACAAGACCGTCCAGCCGGACAACGGCCTGAACGGCTGGAACCTGAGCTGGAGCGAGTGGAAGGCCGGCTCGGCCGCCTGA
- the hutH gene encoding histidine ammonia-lyase, which translates to MHTVVVGTSGTTAEDVIAVAREGARIELSAEAVAALATARGIVDALAAKPEPVYGVSTGFGALASRHISPDLRAQLQRNIVRSHAAGMGPRVEREVVRALMFLRLKTVASGYTGVRPEVAQTMADVLNAGITPVVHEYGSLGCSGDLAPLSHCALTLMGEGDAEGPDGQVRPAGELLAEHGITPVVLREKEGLALLNGTDGMLGMLVMALADLQRLYTTADITAALSLEALLGTDKVLAPELHAIRPHPGQGVSAANMSAVLKGSGLTGHFQEEEAPRVQDAYSVRCAPQVAGAGRDTLAHARLVADRELASAVDNPIVLPDGRVESNGNFHGAPVAYVLDFLAIVAADLGSIAERRTDRLLDKNRSHGLPPFLADDAGVDSGLMIAQYTQAALVSEMKRLAVPASADSIPSSAMQEDHVSMGWSAARKLRTAVGNLGRILAVELYAATRAIELRRGLTPAPASQAAIAALRAAGVEGPGPDRFLAPDLEAADAFVRDGKLVAAVEPVTGPLA; encoded by the coding sequence ATGCACACAGTCGTGGTGGGGACGTCCGGTACCACCGCCGAAGACGTCATCGCCGTGGCCCGCGAGGGCGCCCGCATCGAGCTCTCCGCGGAGGCGGTCGCCGCCCTCGCCACCGCCCGCGGGATCGTGGACGCGCTCGCCGCCAAGCCCGAGCCCGTCTACGGGGTCTCCACCGGATTCGGCGCGCTCGCCAGCCGGCACATCAGCCCCGATCTCCGCGCCCAGCTGCAGCGCAACATCGTCCGTTCGCACGCCGCGGGCATGGGCCCCCGCGTCGAGCGCGAGGTCGTCCGCGCGCTGATGTTCCTCCGTCTGAAGACCGTGGCCTCCGGCTACACCGGCGTACGCCCCGAGGTCGCCCAGACCATGGCCGACGTACTGAACGCCGGCATCACGCCCGTCGTCCACGAGTACGGATCCCTCGGCTGCTCCGGGGACCTCGCCCCGCTCTCGCACTGCGCGCTGACGCTGATGGGCGAGGGTGACGCCGAAGGCCCCGACGGCCAGGTGCGGCCCGCCGGAGAGCTGCTCGCCGAGCACGGAATCACCCCCGTCGTACTCCGCGAGAAGGAGGGCCTCGCCCTCCTGAACGGCACCGACGGCATGCTCGGCATGCTGGTCATGGCCCTCGCCGACCTCCAGCGCCTCTACACCACCGCCGACATCACCGCCGCCCTCAGCCTCGAGGCGCTGCTCGGCACGGACAAGGTCCTCGCCCCCGAGCTGCATGCCATCCGCCCGCACCCGGGCCAGGGCGTCTCCGCCGCCAATATGAGTGCCGTACTCAAGGGCTCCGGTCTCACCGGGCATTTCCAGGAGGAGGAAGCGCCCCGGGTCCAGGACGCCTACTCCGTGCGCTGCGCGCCGCAGGTGGCCGGCGCCGGGCGGGACACCCTCGCCCACGCCCGTCTGGTCGCCGACCGCGAGCTCGCCTCGGCCGTCGACAACCCGATCGTGCTGCCCGACGGCCGTGTGGAGTCCAACGGCAACTTCCACGGCGCCCCGGTCGCGTACGTCCTCGACTTCCTCGCCATCGTCGCCGCCGACCTCGGCTCCATCGCGGAGCGCCGCACCGACCGGCTCCTCGACAAGAACCGCTCGCACGGTCTGCCGCCGTTCCTCGCCGACGACGCCGGGGTCGACTCGGGCCTGATGATCGCCCAGTACACGCAGGCAGCCCTGGTCAGCGAGATGAAGCGGCTCGCCGTCCCGGCATCCGCCGACTCCATCCCGTCATCGGCGATGCAGGAGGACCACGTCTCCATGGGCTGGTCGGCCGCGCGCAAGCTGCGCACCGCCGTCGGCAACCTGGGCCGGATCCTCGCCGTCGAGCTCTACGCCGCGACCCGCGCCATCGAGCTGCGGCGCGGGCTGACCCCCGCGCCCGCCTCGCAGGCCGCCATCGCGGCGCTGCGCGCGGCAGGTGTCGAGGGCCCCGGTCCGGACCGCTTCCTCGCGCCCGACCTGGAGGCCGCCGACGCGTTCGTACGGGACGGAAAGCTCGTCGCGGCGGTGGAGCCGGTGACCGGCCCGCTGGCCTAG
- a CDS encoding GNAT family N-acetyltransferase codes for MTITQLPVPPAESAVDAWHAVVTAAHGHDLPAGVPVPGRVDTEGKLRQSSVSGRTLHLVATASDGSNEGSADGSKGGSNEGSGGGSYDGVASLVLFTEEGNRHTAFLDVLTVRPEARRRGVGAALWAAVRAELAADGRTSVSTVLEPGGAGEEFATGLGFENVLPLAWYVQNIQGALAAHPEQLALPEGYTYGQWAGVVPDAFADAFAEAHKAMEDAPTGDLDERAHVWDADRVRAAAQVIVDRGGVVLSSVVLHMADDGAVKGGATGRGEVAAYTELVLRDPSDVRAIQYDTVVTPAHRGRGLGRAVKRHMLGTVSALQPGVREIATTVADDNGPMLAVNARLGYRRERPVAFFQAKL; via the coding sequence ATGACGATCACACAGCTCCCCGTACCGCCCGCCGAATCCGCTGTCGACGCCTGGCACGCGGTGGTCACCGCGGCGCACGGCCACGATCTACCCGCCGGGGTGCCGGTGCCCGGCCGCGTCGACACCGAAGGAAAGCTGCGGCAGTCCTCGGTGAGCGGGCGCACGCTCCATCTCGTCGCGACAGCGTCCGACGGCTCGAACGAGGGCTCGGCGGACGGCTCGAAGGGCGGCTCGAACGAGGGCTCGGGGGGCGGCTCGTACGACGGGGTGGCCTCGCTGGTCCTCTTCACGGAAGAGGGCAACCGCCACACCGCCTTCCTCGATGTGCTCACCGTACGTCCGGAGGCGAGGCGGCGCGGCGTCGGAGCGGCGCTGTGGGCGGCCGTACGCGCCGAACTGGCTGCCGACGGTCGCACGTCGGTCTCCACCGTCCTGGAACCGGGCGGCGCGGGCGAGGAGTTCGCCACCGGGCTCGGCTTCGAGAATGTGCTGCCGCTCGCCTGGTACGTACAGAACATCCAGGGCGCGCTCGCCGCGCACCCGGAGCAGCTCGCACTGCCCGAGGGCTACACCTACGGCCAGTGGGCGGGCGTCGTGCCGGATGCCTTCGCCGACGCCTTCGCCGAGGCCCACAAAGCCATGGAGGACGCTCCCACCGGCGACCTGGATGAGCGGGCTCACGTCTGGGACGCGGACCGGGTGCGGGCCGCCGCGCAGGTGATTGTGGACCGGGGCGGCGTGGTCCTCTCCTCGGTCGTGCTGCACATGGCGGACGACGGCGCGGTGAAGGGCGGTGCCACGGGCCGTGGCGAGGTCGCCGCCTACACCGAACTGGTGCTGAGAGACCCGTCGGACGTCCGCGCCATCCAGTACGACACCGTGGTCACCCCGGCCCATCGGGGCCGCGGGCTCGGCCGTGCGGTCAAGCGCCACATGCTGGGGACTGTGAGCGCACTGCAACCGGGCGTACGGGAGATTGCGACGACCGTCGCCGACGACAACGGCCCGATGCTGGCCGTCAACGCGCGTCTCGGCTACCGCCGTGAGCGTCCCGTCGCCTTCTTCCAGGCCAAGCTGTAA